In Providencia rettgeri, the following proteins share a genomic window:
- the pepE gene encoding dipeptidase PepE, which produces MDIFLLSNGKLPGNPVWLSYALPRIKEMIVRKNIKSAVLVPYAVLRGSHDERAEQLSESLGIKVTTIEHFSSPVEAIEQAECILVSGGNTWWLNKCLHENGLIVAIQRAVRERGVPYIGWSAGCNVATPSIRTTNDMPVSNAAIMPSLGLFPLQINPHYIDAHISGHMGETRDERLQEFCVINPHEVVVALREGSGLQIKGNELHYFSGKDEGFKLFQHNKTFSEQFNTVLLEKLVPFDCQ; this is translated from the coding sequence ATGGATATCTTTTTGTTGAGTAACGGTAAGCTACCAGGCAACCCTGTATGGCTTAGCTACGCCTTACCTCGAATCAAAGAAATGATTGTTCGTAAAAACATAAAGTCAGCAGTTTTGGTTCCTTATGCGGTTCTTCGAGGTTCACATGATGAGAGAGCTGAACAACTTTCGGAATCGTTGGGAATAAAAGTCACGACTATTGAGCACTTTTCTAGCCCTGTAGAAGCGATTGAGCAAGCTGAATGTATCCTTGTCAGTGGCGGTAATACTTGGTGGCTGAATAAATGCCTACATGAAAATGGGCTGATCGTTGCTATTCAACGTGCGGTTCGTGAGCGTGGTGTACCTTATATCGGCTGGAGCGCGGGATGTAATGTAGCGACGCCAAGTATTCGTACTACGAATGATATGCCTGTTAGCAATGCTGCTATTATGCCTTCTCTAGGGTTATTTCCATTACAAATTAACCCCCATTATATTGATGCCCATATTTCTGGCCATATGGGCGAAACTCGTGATGAGCGATTACAAGAGTTTTGTGTGATTAATCCTCATGAAGTTGTTGTTGCACTCAGGGAGGGAAGTGGGTTACAAATTAAAGGTAATGAGCTTCACTATTTCAGCGGAAAAGATGAAGGTTTTAAACTATTTCAGCATAATAAAACATTCTCAGAACAATTTAATACAGTACTATTAGAAAAATTAGTGCCTTTTGATTGCCAGTAA
- the ubiB gene encoding ubiquinone biosynthesis regulatory protein kinase UbiB encodes MTPGEIKRLYFIIRVFLSYGLDELIPKIKLTLPLRIGRLGFFWIKNKHKDKALGERLRLALQELGPVWIKFGQMLSTRRDLFPPAIADQLSLLQDKVASFDGKLARSYIEESLEGPLEQWFDDFDEQALASASIAQVHTATLKENGKDVVIKVIRPDILPIIKADIKLMYRIANWVPLLPDGRRLRPKEVVREYEKTLIDELNLLRESANAIQLRRNFENSAMLYVPEVYPDYCRENVMVMERIYGIPVSDIAALKAQGTNMKLLAERGVKVFFTQVFRDSFFHADMHPGNIFVSYDHPEDPQYIGIDCGIVGSLNKEDKRYLAENFIAFFNRDYRKVAELHVDSGWVPSDTNVEDFEFAIRTVCEPIFEKPLAEISFGQVLLNLFNTARRFNMEVQPQLVLLQKTLLYVEGLGRQLYPQLDLWKTAKPFLEDWVHSQVGIPAITQALKEKAPYWAEKMPEIPDLIYGALRQHKYLQSNIDQLTQQLKSQRNKQRKSQYLLGIGATFILCGSLFLISNLTPFGVVFMVAGALSWLFGWSKTGGN; translated from the coding sequence ATGACACCCGGTGAAATAAAACGACTTTACTTCATTATTCGGGTTTTTCTCTCTTACGGATTAGACGAGTTAATCCCCAAAATTAAACTAACGTTACCATTACGAATCGGGCGCTTAGGTTTCTTTTGGATTAAAAATAAGCATAAAGATAAAGCATTGGGCGAAAGGCTTCGTCTTGCTTTGCAAGAACTTGGGCCTGTTTGGATCAAATTTGGCCAAATGTTATCGACTCGCCGAGATCTTTTCCCTCCTGCGATCGCAGATCAACTTTCGCTATTGCAAGACAAAGTGGCGAGTTTCGATGGCAAACTGGCGCGAAGCTATATTGAAGAGTCTCTCGAAGGGCCACTAGAACAGTGGTTTGATGACTTTGATGAGCAAGCTTTAGCGTCTGCGTCCATTGCTCAGGTTCATACCGCAACATTAAAAGAAAATGGCAAAGATGTTGTCATCAAGGTGATTCGTCCTGATATTTTGCCAATTATTAAAGCTGACATTAAATTAATGTACCGCATTGCAAATTGGGTTCCTTTGTTGCCAGATGGGCGACGATTAAGACCAAAAGAAGTCGTGCGTGAATATGAAAAAACATTGATTGACGAGCTGAATTTGCTCCGTGAATCAGCAAATGCCATTCAGCTTCGTCGTAACTTTGAAAATAGTGCAATGCTGTATGTACCAGAGGTCTATCCAGATTATTGCCGTGAAAACGTGATGGTCATGGAGCGTATCTACGGGATCCCAGTTTCCGATATTGCTGCGCTTAAAGCGCAGGGGACCAATATGAAACTGCTGGCAGAGCGCGGTGTTAAAGTCTTCTTTACACAGGTTTTCCGTGACAGTTTTTTTCATGCAGATATGCATCCAGGCAATATCTTTGTGAGTTACGATCATCCAGAAGATCCTCAGTACATAGGGATAGACTGTGGAATAGTCGGTTCATTAAACAAAGAAGACAAACGCTATTTGGCGGAAAACTTCATTGCTTTTTTTAATCGTGATTACCGTAAAGTTGCAGAATTGCACGTTGACTCGGGCTGGGTTCCTTCAGACACAAATGTGGAAGACTTTGAGTTTGCTATCCGTACCGTATGTGAGCCTATTTTTGAGAAACCATTGGCTGAAATTTCATTTGGGCAAGTATTATTAAATTTATTTAATACAGCACGCCGTTTCAATATGGAAGTTCAGCCACAGTTAGTCTTATTGCAAAAAACACTGCTGTATGTAGAAGGGCTAGGACGGCAGCTTTATCCCCAACTTGATCTCTGGAAAACAGCAAAGCCCTTCCTTGAAGACTGGGTTCATAGCCAAGTAGGGATACCTGCAATTACCCAAGCATTAAAAGAAAAGGCACCTTATTGGGCAGAAAAAATGCCTGAAATTCCTGATTTGATTTATGGTGCTTTGAGACAGCATAAATATTTACAATCGAATATTGACCAACTAACGCAGCAACTGAAAAGTCAGCGTAATAAACAACGAAAATCTCAGTACCTTTTAGGTATCGGTGCCACATTTATACTCTGTGGAAGTTTATTCCTTATTTCTAATCTCACACCGTTTGGAGTTGTGTTTATGGTTGCAGGAGCGCTGTCTTGGTTGTTTGGTTGGAGTAAAACCGGCGGTAATTAA
- the tatC gene encoding Sec-independent protein translocase subunit TatC, giving the protein MAVNDTQPLISHLIELRKRLLNCLITVLIVFAALAYFSNDIYRLVAAPLIDKLPVGSQMSATDVASTFFTPIKLTMMVSVFVSIPVILYQIWAFIAPALYKHERKLMLPLLVSSSFLFYLGMAFAYFVVFPLAFGFFVKTTPDSVNFIPDISKYLSFVMTLFMAFGAAFEVPIAIILLCWTGVTTPESLKRKRPYILVGAFIVGMFLTPPDVLSQTLLAVPMYLLFELGVLLSNFYVGKGRNRKEGAEEEEKEES; this is encoded by the coding sequence ATGGCTGTAAATGATACACAACCACTTATTAGCCACCTCATTGAACTTCGTAAACGGCTGCTAAACTGTTTAATTACCGTATTAATTGTTTTTGCTGCCCTTGCTTATTTTTCAAATGATATCTATCGGCTGGTAGCAGCCCCTTTGATTGATAAGCTGCCAGTAGGTTCGCAAATGAGTGCGACGGATGTGGCGTCAACATTTTTTACCCCAATTAAATTGACAATGATGGTATCGGTTTTTGTATCGATTCCCGTTATTCTCTATCAAATTTGGGCTTTCATTGCGCCTGCCTTATACAAGCATGAACGCAAACTCATGTTGCCTTTGCTTGTCTCAAGTAGCTTCTTGTTTTATTTGGGAATGGCATTTGCCTACTTCGTTGTTTTTCCGCTCGCATTTGGTTTCTTTGTTAAAACAACCCCTGATAGCGTCAACTTTATTCCAGATATCAGTAAATACCTTAGTTTTGTCATGACATTATTCATGGCTTTCGGTGCCGCATTTGAAGTACCTATTGCAATTATTTTACTGTGTTGGACTGGCGTGACTACACCAGAATCACTGAAACGTAAACGTCCTTATATTTTAGTCGGGGCATTTATCGTTGGGATGTTTTTAACACCGCCGGATGTACTCTCTCAAACTTTACTTGCTGTTCCAATGTATTTGCTTTTTGAACTCGGTGTCCTGTTATCTAATTTCTATGTTGGTAAAGGCAGAAATCGGAAAGAAGGGGCAGAGGAAGAAGAAAAAGAAGAGTCCTGA
- a CDS encoding ubiquinone biosynthesis accessory factor UbiJ: MEAPSTHTENQNTVLYSLITALMETSLNHVLFKEKVLQPARMRLAGKVMAIELKELNKTLTLVFAENHVDVLSQWVEPADCTIKTSIFTLVKLKDKQQLSQLINRGDIVIEGDMQIVQHWSSLLDLAIWNPAHYLSPYIGDVAAEGLSKLLNKGACLASHLVKRQKTYIKDAIIEEWKMAPSQLELAHFSDGVEQVENSLSALEQRLSQLEEKNDTR; encoded by the coding sequence ATGGAAGCACCATCAACACATACCGAAAATCAAAATACAGTTTTGTATTCTTTGATAACAGCATTGATGGAAACCTCTCTTAACCACGTGTTGTTTAAAGAAAAAGTTCTACAGCCTGCTAGAATGCGTTTGGCTGGTAAAGTTATGGCAATTGAACTTAAAGAACTGAATAAAACGTTAACACTTGTTTTTGCTGAAAATCATGTTGATGTGTTAAGCCAGTGGGTTGAGCCTGCGGACTGTACCATTAAAACATCCATCTTTACGCTTGTTAAATTGAAAGACAAACAGCAATTATCTCAACTTATCAATCGTGGTGATATCGTGATTGAAGGGGATATGCAAATTGTGCAGCACTGGTCTTCTTTACTCGATTTAGCAATTTGGAATCCTGCTCACTATTTATCACCGTATATCGGTGATGTTGCAGCTGAAGGGCTTAGTAAATTACTGAATAAAGGTGCGTGCCTTGCATCTCATTTAGTAAAACGGCAAAAAACGTATATCAAAGACGCAATAATTGAAGAATGGAAAATGGCTCCTAGCCAACTTGAACTTGCTCATTTTAGTGATGGAGTCGAGCAAGTAGAAAATTCATTGAGTGCCCTTGAACAACGGTTAAGCCAGTTGGAGGAGAAGAATGACACCCGGTGA
- the tatA gene encoding twin-arginine translocase TatA/TatE family subunit, protein MESTFAMAAFGSPWQLIIIALLIILIFGTKKLRSLGSDLGESLKGFKKAMNDDEKAKAEQEKQDADFAPKNITEQQAAEKKESPVESKNKEQG, encoded by the coding sequence ATGGAATCAACTTTCGCAATGGCTGCTTTCGGTAGTCCTTGGCAGCTCATTATCATTGCTTTACTTATTATTTTAATTTTCGGCACCAAAAAATTGCGTTCTTTAGGCTCAGACTTGGGTGAATCACTCAAAGGCTTTAAAAAAGCAATGAACGATGACGAAAAAGCAAAAGCAGAACAAGAAAAGCAAGATGCTGACTTCGCACCTAAAAATATTACTGAACAACAGGCTGCTGAGAAGAAAGAAAGCCCAGTTGAGAGCAAAAATAAAGAGCAGGGTTAA
- the tatB gene encoding Sec-independent protein translocase protein TatB, protein MFDIGFSELLLIAVIGLVVLGPERLPVAVRTVAGWIRAMRSMAANVQNELTQELKLQELQDTLKKVEEKANLEALSPELKQSMEELRTAAQSLKSGYQETTNDIETELNKAKEITDSYDSAVKEAKDNTQQPEESDPNPEHAAKMAAVVEDEKTEDSTAVKTVGSLEANVKNSNQTESEK, encoded by the coding sequence GTGTTTGACATAGGTTTTAGTGAACTGTTGCTTATTGCAGTTATTGGTCTCGTTGTATTAGGCCCTGAGCGGTTACCAGTGGCAGTGAGGACTGTCGCTGGGTGGATCCGTGCGATGCGTTCTATGGCTGCAAATGTACAAAATGAGTTAACGCAAGAGTTAAAATTGCAGGAGCTACAGGACACGCTGAAAAAGGTTGAAGAAAAGGCTAATTTAGAAGCACTTTCTCCTGAACTTAAGCAGTCCATGGAAGAATTGCGTACAGCTGCACAATCGCTTAAAAGCGGCTACCAAGAGACAACCAATGATATTGAAACAGAGTTAAATAAAGCAAAAGAGATCACTGACAGTTACGATAGTGCTGTAAAGGAAGCGAAAGATAATACTCAGCAACCTGAAGAGTCTGATCCAAACCCTGAACATGCAGCTAAAATGGCTGCCGTTGTTGAGGATGAAAAAACGGAAGATTCAACAGCTGTAAAAACAGTAGGATCACTCGAAGCTAATGTAAAAAACTCTAATCAAACTGAAAGTGAAAAATAA
- the fre gene encoding NAD(P)H-flavin reductase, whose protein sequence is MATLSCKVTSVESITDTVYRVILLPDGPFHFKAGQYLMVVMDERDKRPFSMASTPNNKETIELHIGASEINLYAMAVMDRILDQKRINIDIPHGKAWFRENSSNAMILIAGGTGFSYTHSVLLAALAENPNRDITFYWGGRQLEHLYDLGELQALSESYPNLKITPVVEQPDELWRGRTGTVLSAVLEDFGDLSSHDIYIAGRFEMAKIARERFCNERGAKSEQLFGDAYEFI, encoded by the coding sequence ATGGCAACTTTAAGCTGTAAAGTAACATCTGTTGAATCTATCACGGATACGGTTTATCGGGTGATTTTGTTGCCAGATGGTCCTTTTCATTTTAAAGCAGGCCAATATTTGATGGTCGTGATGGATGAGCGTGACAAACGACCATTCTCAATGGCTTCTACCCCAAATAATAAAGAAACGATTGAATTACATATTGGTGCTTCTGAGATTAATTTATACGCAATGGCTGTAATGGATCGAATTTTGGATCAAAAACGTATAAATATTGACATTCCTCACGGTAAAGCTTGGTTTCGGGAAAATAGCAGTAACGCAATGATTTTAATTGCGGGTGGAACAGGTTTTTCCTATACCCACTCTGTATTGCTAGCGGCATTAGCTGAAAACCCAAATCGTGACATAACGTTCTATTGGGGCGGTCGTCAATTGGAGCACTTATATGATCTTGGTGAACTACAGGCGCTTAGTGAAAGTTATCCTAATTTAAAGATCACCCCTGTTGTAGAACAGCCAGATGAACTATGGCGAGGAAGGACAGGAACGGTTCTTAGTGCAGTGCTTGAGGATTTTGGTGACTTATCAAGCCATGATATCTATATTGCAGGTCGTTTTGAAATGGCCAAAATAGCCAGAGAACGGTTTTGTAATGAACGCGGAGCTAAATCGGAGCAGTTATTTGGTGATGCTTACGAATTCATTTAA
- the fadA gene encoding acetyl-CoA C-acyltransferase FadA, with product MENVVIIDGIRTPMGRSKGGVFRHVRAEDLSAHLMNAIFERNPNASKKELDDIIWGCVQQTLEQGFNIAKNAALLTDIPHTVPAVTVNRLCGSSMQAIHDASRLIMTGDAKSVLIGGVEHMGHVPMTHGIDFNPKLTLHVAKAAGAMGLTAEMLAKMYKISREEQDAFALRSHQLAALATEKGKFNNEIVPISGHDATGNLISVNYDEVIRFDANLQGLAALRPAFDPVSGTVTAGNSSALSDGASAMLLTSESYATQQGIKPRAKIRAMAVVGCDPSIMGFGPVPASELALKRAGLTLNDIDIIELNEAFAAQSIACLKGLNLSENQLDDKVNLCGGAIALGHPLGCSGARISTALLNQLEQNDKQFGLATMCIGFGQGIATIIERV from the coding sequence ATGGAAAATGTCGTCATTATTGATGGAATACGTACACCAATGGGCCGTTCAAAAGGTGGGGTGTTTCGCCATGTTAGAGCTGAAGACCTTTCTGCACACCTCATGAATGCAATTTTTGAACGTAATCCAAACGCAAGTAAAAAAGAATTGGATGACATTATCTGGGGTTGTGTTCAGCAAACACTGGAGCAAGGGTTTAATATTGCTAAAAATGCAGCATTGCTCACGGATATTCCTCATACCGTTCCTGCAGTTACAGTAAACCGCCTTTGTGGTTCATCAATGCAAGCAATACACGATGCAAGCCGGTTAATTATGACTGGTGATGCTAAATCAGTACTCATTGGTGGAGTGGAGCATATGGGTCACGTACCAATGACTCATGGTATAGATTTCAACCCTAAGCTGACTTTACACGTTGCTAAAGCCGCAGGTGCTATGGGTCTAACCGCTGAAATGCTTGCAAAAATGTATAAGATTAGTCGAGAAGAGCAAGATGCATTTGCGTTAAGGTCTCACCAACTTGCTGCCTTAGCGACGGAAAAAGGGAAATTCAATAACGAAATCGTCCCAATTAGTGGCCATGATGCTACAGGTAACCTCATTTCAGTCAATTATGATGAAGTGATTCGTTTTGATGCAAATCTCCAAGGTTTAGCCGCTCTTCGCCCCGCTTTCGACCCTGTTAGTGGAACGGTAACTGCAGGTAATTCATCGGCTCTTTCTGACGGTGCATCTGCGATGTTACTGACCAGCGAAAGTTATGCCACTCAGCAAGGCATTAAGCCTCGAGCTAAAATACGTGCGATGGCTGTTGTTGGCTGCGACCCATCAATCATGGGGTTTGGGCCAGTGCCAGCAAGTGAACTGGCTTTGAAACGTGCAGGGCTAACTTTAAATGATATTGATATTATTGAATTAAATGAAGCTTTCGCCGCGCAATCTATCGCATGCCTAAAAGGCTTGAATCTATCAGAAAATCAATTAGATGATAAAGTAAACCTCTGCGGGGGAGCGATTGCGCTGGGGCATCCTTTGGGGTGTTCAGGGGCAAGGATTTCAACCGCATTGCTTAATCAATTAGAACAAAACGATAAACAATTTGGTTTAGCTACGATGTGCATCGGGTTCGGCCAAGGTATTGCTACAATTATTGAGCGTGTTTAA
- the rfaH gene encoding transcription/translation regulatory transformer protein RfaH — translation MEKWYLLYCKRGQIERALEHLNRQNVICMTPMTEMEKVVRGKRMTVQEALFPNYLFVKFDHNEIHTTTIQSTRGVSHFIRFGQLPVEVPEKIIELLQQAPISHTVAPDMPKHGDQVTITEGIFAGVQAIFDEPNGEYRSILLLNILNKSVPKVLDNTQFKKNTD, via the coding sequence ATGGAAAAATGGTATTTGCTTTATTGCAAACGAGGCCAAATTGAGCGTGCTCTGGAGCATTTAAACCGACAGAATGTTATTTGTATGACCCCCATGACCGAAATGGAAAAAGTGGTTAGAGGGAAAAGAATGACTGTGCAAGAAGCGCTGTTCCCAAATTACTTATTTGTGAAATTTGATCACAATGAAATTCATACAACAACAATCCAATCAACAAGAGGGGTAAGCCATTTTATTCGTTTTGGCCAATTGCCAGTAGAAGTCCCCGAAAAAATTATTGAGCTGTTACAACAAGCTCCCATTAGTCATACCGTTGCACCAGATATGCCAAAGCATGGTGATCAGGTTACCATTACGGAGGGTATTTTTGCGGGTGTACAAGCTATTTTTGATGAGCCTAATGGTGAGTATCGCTCTATTCTTTTACTGAATATTTTAAATAAAAGTGTACCTAAAGTGCTTGATAATACACAATTTAAAAAAAATACAGATTAA
- the ubiD gene encoding 4-hydroxy-3-polyprenylbenzoate decarboxylase, which produces MKYRDLRDFISQLEKQGELKRITMEVDPYLEMTEIADRTLRAGGPALLFENPKGYNMPVLCNLFGTTKRVAMGMGQEDIKALHDVGKLLAFLKEPDPPKGFRDLFDKLPKFKQVLNMPAKRLSSAACQEQIWAGEDVDLTKIPVMHCWPEDAAPLITWGLTVTKGPHKERQNLGIYRQQVLGKNKVIMRWLSHRGGALDFQEWCQAHPGEKFPVAVALGADPATILGAVTPVPDTLSEYAFAGLLRGNKTEVVKCISNDLEVPAGAEIILEGYIEPGEMAPEGPYGDHTGYYNEIDTFPVFTVTHVTQRRDAIYHSTYTGRPPDEPAVLGEALNEVLVPILQKQFPEIVDFYLPPEGCSYRLAVVTMKKQYAGHAKRVMMGVWSYLRQFMYTKFVIVCDDDINARDWKDVIWAITTRMDPARDTVMMENTPIDYLDFASPVSGLGSKMGLDATNKWPGETDREWGRPIVMTESVKYRIDDIWEQLNIFDKK; this is translated from the coding sequence ATGAAATACCGTGACCTTAGAGATTTCATCTCGCAACTTGAAAAACAAGGCGAGTTAAAACGTATTACAATGGAAGTCGACCCCTATTTGGAAATGACTGAAATTGCAGATCGCACACTAAGAGCAGGGGGACCGGCCCTATTATTTGAAAATCCCAAAGGTTATAACATGCCTGTCTTATGTAACCTGTTTGGCACAACTAAACGTGTTGCAATGGGAATGGGGCAAGAGGACATAAAAGCCTTACATGATGTAGGCAAATTACTTGCCTTCCTAAAAGAACCTGATCCTCCAAAAGGTTTCCGTGACCTCTTTGATAAGCTTCCAAAATTTAAACAAGTTCTGAATATGCCAGCTAAACGGTTAAGTTCGGCTGCCTGTCAGGAACAAATTTGGGCCGGTGAAGACGTCGATCTGACAAAGATCCCTGTTATGCATTGTTGGCCAGAAGATGCAGCGCCTTTAATTACATGGGGGCTGACAGTCACTAAAGGTCCTCATAAAGAAAGGCAAAATTTAGGTATTTATCGTCAGCAAGTTCTTGGAAAAAATAAAGTCATTATGCGTTGGCTATCCCATCGCGGTGGTGCTTTGGATTTTCAAGAATGGTGCCAAGCTCATCCAGGCGAAAAATTTCCTGTTGCTGTCGCACTTGGCGCAGACCCCGCAACCATTTTAGGCGCGGTCACACCAGTCCCGGACACATTATCAGAATATGCTTTTGCGGGGTTACTGCGCGGTAATAAGACTGAGGTTGTTAAATGCATATCGAATGACCTCGAAGTTCCCGCAGGCGCCGAAATTATTTTAGAAGGGTATATTGAGCCGGGCGAAATGGCCCCTGAAGGCCCTTATGGTGACCATACTGGTTACTATAATGAAATCGATACTTTCCCTGTATTTACCGTGACTCATGTGACTCAACGCCGCGATGCAATTTATCACTCAACTTATACAGGAAGACCACCCGATGAGCCTGCAGTATTAGGCGAAGCGTTAAACGAGGTCCTTGTCCCTATTCTTCAAAAGCAATTCCCTGAAATTGTTGATTTTTATCTTCCACCAGAAGGATGTTCATACCGTCTTGCTGTAGTGACAATGAAAAAACAATATGCAGGACATGCCAAAAGGGTCATGATGGGGGTCTGGTCATACCTGCGCCAATTCATGTACACTAAATTTGTTATTGTTTGTGATGATGATATTAATGCACGAGACTGGAAAGATGTTATCTGGGCAATTACCACACGAATGGACCCAGCTCGTGACACGGTGATGATGGAAAACACACCCATAGATTATCTCGACTTCGCTTCTCCTGTCTCAGGGTTAGGTTCAAAAATGGGGCTTGATGCTACCAATAAATGGCCAGGTGAGACAGATCGTGAGTGGGGGCGTCCTATCGTAATGACAGAGAGCGTTAAATATCGCATTGATGATATTTGGGAACAATTAAATATTTTTGATAAAAAATAA